In Paenibacillus xylanilyticus, the genomic window TCAATATATTATGCGGTTTGATATCCCGATGAATGATCTGATTATGATGTGCATGATCCAGGGCGTCTGCAATTTGGGAAGCAATTCGAACAGCCTCATCCACCTGCAGCGGAGCCCGCTCTTTTATAATCTCATTCAGGTTTTTGCCTTCTACATACTCCATGACAATATAATGAACGTCATCTTCTTGACCAACATCATAGATGCTGACAACGTTGGGGTGAGATAAGGATGCAGCTGACTGCGCTTCGCGACGGAAACGTCGGATGAATTCCTCATCATGTACAAATTGCTGTCTCAGCACCTTGATCGCCACATTCCGGTTCAGAAGCAGATCCTGAGCCTTGTACACAAGTGCCATGCCGCCACCGCCAACACGCTCGATGACTTCATAGCGTCCGCCTAGCTGGTGCCCTATCATGACTCACACCCCGTTTCCGTCACCACGGAACCTTCCTGCTGCACTTCAAACAGCGCAACCGTGATATTATCATCTCCGCCAGCCAGCAGAGCCAGCTGAAGCAGACGATCCGCACGCTCTTCCAGCGGCAGCTCCTGATTTCCTGCCACTTGAACGAGCTGTTCATTGCTGACCAGATTGCTAAGTCCATCACTGCACAACAGCAGAACTTCACCTGTTTCCAGCTTGATCGGATCCAGATCCACTTTGACTTCTGCATCTGTTCCAAGAGCACGGGTCAGCACGTTGCGACGCGGATGATGAGATACGTCTTCCTTGCTGATCTGACCATTTTTAAACAATTCATTCACCAGGGTATGGTCTTCCGTTAACTGGATCACTTGTTTGTTTGCAATTTTGTAAGCTCGGCTGTCCCCGATATGACCGATAACACCCTCTGCATCATTCAACAAGGCAGCAACCACGGTCGTGCCCATGTTATGGTATTTGTCGTCTCCGGATGCAGTCCGATATATCACTTCGTTGGCATGCAAAATAGCATCGCTGAGGGCAGCAGACAAGGATGCATGTGACAGCCCCGGTTCCAATGTCCCCAGGTCATGCACCAATGTCTCAACTGCCAGACGGCTGGCGGTATCTCCAGCGAGATGCCCGCCCATGCCATCAGCGACAATACCCAGTATATACCCTGTCTCCAGATTGCGGATCCAGGCTGAATCTTCATTAACCGAACGCACACGTCCGATATGGCTCACATGAACTGTTTTGATCAAAACGTTCTCACCTCAACTCCATATGCTTTGCACGAAGCTGGCCGCAAGCGGCAGCAATATCATGTCCCTGTTCACGACGAATGGTTACATTAACACCCTGCTCCGAAAGAATCTTCTGGAAATTGAAAATGTCGCTTCTCGATGTTCTCACATACTTGCGTTCAGGTACGTGATTGACTGGAATCAGGTTCACGTGGCAGAGCATGTTCTTGAGTACACTTGCGAGTTCCGCAGCATGTTCCGGCTGATCGTTCACGCCACCGATAAGTGCATATTCAAATGTGATTCTCCGGCCCGTTTTGGCGAGGTAATACCGAAGGGATTCCATCACATCGTCAAAAGGAAAACGACGGTTTACCGGCATCAATTTGGAACGCAGCGCATCATTCGGTGCATGGATGGAAATCGCCAGGTTAATCTGTGTATCTTCGTCCGCAAACTTGTAGATGTTTGGTACAATTCCGCTTGTGGACACCGTGATGTGGCGCTGACCGATATTCAGGCCCTTTTCGTGAATCATGATGCGCAGGAAAGTCATGGTTGCTTCATAGTTCTCAAACGGTTCGCCCGAACCCATGATGACAATACTGCTTACACGTTCGCCGCGCTCATCCAGAATCTTCTGAGCCTGTACGACCTGAGCAACAATCTCACCTGCTGTCAGGTTACGCTTCAGTCCGCCCAGTGTGGATGCACAGAATGTACAACCGATCCGGCAGCCTACCTGTGTTGTTACACAGATGCTGTTACCGTAATTGTGTTTCATGATAACTGTTTCGATGGCATGATCATCATGGAGACCGAACAGGAACTTCACCGTTCCATCCTTGGATTCAAACTTCGTAATTTCGGTAAGGGTTACAAATTCAAATTGCTCTGCCAGCTTCTCGCGCAATGCTTTGGACAGGTTCGTCATCTCACTGAAATCATTTACTCGTTTCACATAAATCCAGTCGAAAATCTGACCACCGCGAAAAGCGGGTTCCCCATTCTCAACAGCCCATTGCTGCAGCTCTTCCAGGGAAAAATCATATATAAAAGGTTTCATTTTGTTGTCAACACCTATTCCTTCTTTTCTTTTCATTCTTCCTATTCTATCACAAAGACCACTTTACATCCATGTATGCCCTAGAGTCCTGCACTTCATGCATTATAACACCTCGGCGCACAAGCCGCACCCCATTACAAAAGAAATCCGCCGAAGTTCCCCCCGGCGGCCTTCCTTGCTTGCTATGGATTTACTCATCGGCTGCACGAGTCAGCCTTGCAATGAAAAAGCCGTCACTATGTGCATACTGGGGTAGAATCTGCACTCCCCCGTTCACCGGATTCCACTTTTCCATCTCGGTTCCGGTCCAGGCAGAATCCACGGCCTGGTATTCAGGATGGCGCTTCAGGAAGTCAGCGACCATAAGTTCATTCTCTGCCGGCTCAATCGTACATGTGCTGTATACCAGAACACCGCCCGGCTTCAGCAACGGTGCAACCCGGTCCAGCAATTCTCGCTGCAGCCCCGAGATATCTTCGATGTCTTCAGGCGATTTGGTCCATTTGACATCCGGCTTCCGGCGAATGACACCGAGACCTGAGCAAGGTGCATCCAGAAGGATCCGGTCGAACGAAGCATGTGGATAACGTGCATCCAGATCCAGGGCATCTCCGGTTACTGCGTCGATACAGCTCAGACCCAACCGGTCTGCCTGATCCATGATAAGCTGACGCTTATGTGCATGCACGTCATTGGCAATAATCCGTCCACGGTCCTGCATTTTCTCGGCCATATGAGCTGTCTTGCCGCCAGGAGCTGCACAGCAATCCAGCACGGTTTGACCTTCTTCAGGTGCGACCGCTTCTGCCACCAGCATGGAACTTTCGTCCTGTACTGAGAACAATCCATCCCGATACCATGACGTTAGTGCCATATTTCCACCGCTGCGTACAAGAATGCCGTCAGGACTTATCCGGGAAGGCTCCACCACTGCACCCGTGCTCTCCATCTCGTGCATCAGTTTCTCACGTGTGGTCATTGTCGTATTTACCCTGACACTCACTGCCGGTGGTTCATTATTGGCCTTGCAGATCGCTTCTGCTGTCTCTTCACCGTATTGGCCGATCCAGCGTTCAACCATCCACAGTGGATGAGAGTGTTCCAGTGCGATGCGTTCAGCAGCTGGCAGATCATTCGGAATCTGCAATTCATCCCGGTTACGGATCATGTTGCGCAGAACGCCATTGACCATACCCGAGATACCCTGGTGACCCAGTTTCTTCGCCAGATTGACGGCTTCACTGACAACAGCATGTTCCGGAATCCGATCCAGATACAGCATCTGATAGACGCTGATCCGAAGGAGACTTCGTACCCATGGCTGGAGCTTGGCCATTCCTTTGGCTACAAAACGTTCCAAGAAATAATCAAGCGTGTTTAGTCTTGCAATGGTTCCGTATACCAGCTCGGTTGCCAGCCCGGCATCAGCAGGACTAAGCTCCGCCTCTTTCAGACGACGATTGAGCTCCAGATTACTGTAAGCTCCATCCTGTTCCACAGCACTTAGCACCTTCACTGCAAGTGCGCGTGGAGAAGTTTTGGGCCGCTGAGCGCTCGAAGCTTCTCCCGAGGTTCGGGAGCCCCCAGCAGTTCTGGAACCACCCGGTTTCCCTGGATTCGGGCGTCGGTTCTGTTTAGCGTTACCTCTGCTCGGACTGTCTACGGATCTGCCGGATCTATTCTCACTCATCGTAACACCGTGCCCGGTTTCAGCGTACCGCCGCGGCCAAAGTCAGCCGCCTTCATCGCTTTTTTGCCGGCCGGCTGAACTTCTGTCAGCCAGAGTGAACCGTTGCCCGTCTGTACCTCGATACCGGATGCATTCAGCTGCAGCACTGTACCAGGTTCAGCTTGTCCTTTGGCTCCAGTCTCTGAAGCTTCCATCTGATTGGGATTAGCAGCAGCCCATACTTTAAACACCTGCTGGTCCCACATTGTAAATGCACCAGAGAACGGAACAAGACCACGGATCTGGTTATAGATTTCACGGGATGTTCGATTCCAGTCTATTTTCTCGTCTTCTCTAGTCAGATTGCGGGCATACGAAGCTTCGGCTTCATCCTGAGGGACAGCCGTGGTTTCCCCCGCAATAAGACGGGGCATTTCTGCTTGCAGCAGCTTGGAGCCTGCATCGCTGAGCTTCACAAACATGGTGCCGGAGGTGTCCTCATCGGTAATTGGAACTTCCACACGAGAGATCATGTCACCGGTATCCAAACCTTCTGCCATATACATCAAGGTAACTCCTGTTACGGACTCCCCGTTAATAATGGAGCGC contains:
- the rlmN gene encoding 23S rRNA (adenine(2503)-C(2))-methyltransferase RlmN, whose protein sequence is MKPFIYDFSLEELQQWAVENGEPAFRGGQIFDWIYVKRVNDFSEMTNLSKALREKLAEQFEFVTLTEITKFESKDGTVKFLFGLHDDHAIETVIMKHNYGNSICVTTQVGCRIGCTFCASTLGGLKRNLTAGEIVAQVVQAQKILDERGERVSSIVIMGSGEPFENYEATMTFLRIMIHEKGLNIGQRHITVSTSGIVPNIYKFADEDTQINLAISIHAPNDALRSKLMPVNRRFPFDDVMESLRYYLAKTGRRITFEYALIGGVNDQPEHAAELASVLKNMLCHVNLIPVNHVPERKYVRTSRSDIFNFQKILSEQGVNVTIRREQGHDIAAACGQLRAKHMELR
- a CDS encoding Stp1/IreP family PP2C-type Ser/Thr phosphatase; its protein translation is MIKTVHVSHIGRVRSVNEDSAWIRNLETGYILGIVADGMGGHLAGDTASRLAVETLVHDLGTLEPGLSHASLSAALSDAILHANEVIYRTASGDDKYHNMGTTVVAALLNDAEGVIGHIGDSRAYKIANKQVIQLTEDHTLVNELFKNGQISKEDVSHHPRRNVLTRALGTDAEVKVDLDPIKLETGEVLLLCSDGLSNLVSNEQLVQVAGNQELPLEERADRLLQLALLAGGDDNITVALFEVQQEGSVVTETGCES
- the rsmB gene encoding 16S rRNA (cytosine(967)-C(5))-methyltransferase RsmB, with protein sequence MSENRSGRSVDSPSRGNAKQNRRPNPGKPGGSRTAGGSRTSGEASSAQRPKTSPRALAVKVLSAVEQDGAYSNLELNRRLKEAELSPADAGLATELVYGTIARLNTLDYFLERFVAKGMAKLQPWVRSLLRISVYQMLYLDRIPEHAVVSEAVNLAKKLGHQGISGMVNGVLRNMIRNRDELQIPNDLPAAERIALEHSHPLWMVERWIGQYGEETAEAICKANNEPPAVSVRVNTTMTTREKLMHEMESTGAVVEPSRISPDGILVRSGGNMALTSWYRDGLFSVQDESSMLVAEAVAPEEGQTVLDCCAAPGGKTAHMAEKMQDRGRIIANDVHAHKRQLIMDQADRLGLSCIDAVTGDALDLDARYPHASFDRILLDAPCSGLGVIRRKPDVKWTKSPEDIEDISGLQRELLDRVAPLLKPGGVLVYSTCTIEPAENELMVADFLKRHPEYQAVDSAWTGTEMEKWNPVNGGVQILPQYAHSDGFFIARLTRAADE
- the fmt gene encoding methionyl-tRNA formyltransferase — protein: MDLNIVFMGTPEFAVPSLDMLIAEGYNVVGVVTQPDKPQGRKKVLTPTPVKAAAERHGLPVFQPVKLRDPESVARLAEWKPDLIVTAAFGQILPKAVLDIPVRGCVNVHGSLLPKYRGGAPIQRSIINGESVTGVTLMYMAEGLDTGDMISRVEVPITDEDTSGTMFVKLSDAGSKLLQAEMPRLIAGETTAVPQDEAEASYARNLTREDEKIDWNRTSREIYNQIRGLVPFSGAFTMWDQQVFKVWAAANPNQMEASETGAKGQAEPGTVLQLNASGIEVQTGNGSLWLTEVQPAGKKAMKAADFGRGGTLKPGTVLR